In Kitasatospora gansuensis, a genomic segment contains:
- a CDS encoding aminotransferase class I/II-fold pyridoxal phosphate-dependent enzyme, whose protein sequence is MAAGLYPYFLPLTGHEGTTVTLGDQELVMCGSNNYLGLTSDPRVKKAAAEALDLYGTSCTGSRFLNGNLALHDLLEAELADFYGKPAAAVFSTGYQANLGVISALAGRHDMVFADSDAHASIVDGSVLSGAKLRRFRHNDADALGRRLAAAPEGAGRLVVVDGVYSMEGDLCALPELVATSRRYGARIVVDDAHGLGVLDGGRGTTSYFGLTDQVDLITVTFSKSLASLGGAVVGSEEVVHFLKHHARSLIFSASATPASAAAALAALRILRAEPWRAERAQENADYIRRGLARLGVSSGASSTPVVPLRTRGVVETLLLWRRLVDRGVYTNPVLPPAASPRLRLSFMATHTTDHLDRVLEALAAEADMFLGADEPDGSDETAGLAELAAGPALASAPHRS, encoded by the coding sequence ATGGCAGCCGGGCTCTACCCGTACTTCCTGCCGCTGACCGGCCACGAGGGCACCACGGTCACGCTGGGTGACCAGGAGCTGGTCATGTGCGGCTCCAACAACTACCTCGGACTGACCTCCGACCCCCGGGTCAAGAAGGCCGCGGCCGAGGCACTGGACCTGTACGGCACCTCCTGCACCGGCTCCCGCTTCCTGAACGGGAACCTCGCCCTGCACGACCTGCTGGAGGCCGAGCTCGCCGATTTCTACGGCAAGCCGGCCGCCGCCGTCTTCTCCACGGGGTACCAGGCCAACCTGGGCGTGATCAGCGCGCTGGCCGGCCGGCACGACATGGTGTTCGCCGACAGCGACGCCCACGCCTCGATCGTGGACGGCAGCGTGCTGAGCGGCGCCAAGCTCCGCCGGTTCCGGCACAACGACGCCGACGCGCTGGGCCGCCGGCTGGCCGCCGCCCCGGAGGGTGCCGGGCGGCTGGTGGTGGTGGACGGCGTCTACTCGATGGAGGGTGACCTCTGCGCGCTGCCCGAGCTGGTGGCGACCAGCCGGCGGTACGGCGCCCGGATCGTGGTGGACGACGCGCACGGCCTGGGCGTGCTGGACGGCGGACGCGGCACCACCTCGTACTTCGGCCTCACCGACCAGGTCGACCTGATCACCGTGACCTTCAGCAAGTCGCTCGCCTCGCTCGGCGGGGCGGTGGTCGGCAGCGAGGAGGTGGTGCACTTCCTCAAGCACCACGCCCGCAGCCTGATCTTCAGCGCCTCCGCCACCCCGGCCAGTGCCGCCGCCGCGCTGGCGGCCCTGCGGATCCTGCGGGCCGAGCCCTGGCGCGCGGAGCGGGCGCAGGAGAACGCCGACTACATCCGGCGCGGCCTGGCCCGACTGGGCGTCAGCTCCGGTGCCAGCAGCACCCCGGTGGTGCCGCTGCGGACCAGGGGAGTGGTGGAGACGCTGCTGCTGTGGCGCCGTCTGGTGGACCGGGGTGTCTACACCAACCCGGTGCTGCCGCCCGCCGCCTCGCCCCGGCTCCGGCTGAGCTTCATGGCCACCCACACCACCGACCACCTGGACCGGGTGCTGGAGGCGCTGGCGGCCGAGGCCGACATGTTCCTGGGCGCGGACGAGCCCGACGGCTCCGACGAGACCGCCGGGCTCGCGGAGCTCGCGGCCGGCCCGGCGCTGGCCAGCGCGCCGCACCGGTCGTGA
- a CDS encoding TetR/AcrR family transcriptional regulator: protein MRDQLLDAVERLLVKDGVDSVRLDAVAAEAGVSKGGLLHHFPNKRALVQGVVGRLADRFEAVLPGPDAPAGAYSLAWLDASIPPESPAGDTSGASQVPVALLAAAGGPEVLDVLRERYLGWQQRLEQDGLNPAVATLVRMAVDGWWSARLMDLSPPHDALHRELRELLVNLIRDNGGET from the coding sequence GTGCGTGATCAACTGCTCGACGCCGTGGAACGACTGCTGGTGAAGGACGGGGTGGACTCGGTTCGCCTGGACGCGGTGGCCGCCGAGGCCGGCGTCAGCAAGGGCGGGCTGCTGCACCACTTCCCCAACAAGCGGGCGCTGGTCCAGGGCGTGGTCGGGCGGCTGGCCGACCGGTTCGAGGCGGTCCTGCCCGGTCCGGACGCACCGGCCGGTGCCTACTCGCTGGCCTGGCTGGACGCCAGCATCCCGCCCGAGTCACCGGCCGGTGACACCAGCGGCGCCTCCCAGGTACCGGTCGCGCTGCTCGCCGCGGCCGGTGGTCCCGAGGTGCTCGACGTGCTGCGCGAGCGGTACCTCGGCTGGCAGCAGCGGCTGGAGCAGGACGGCCTGAACCCGGCGGTGGCCACCCTGGTCCGGATGGCGGTGGACGGCTGGTGGTCGGCCCGACTGATGGACCTCAGCCCGCCGCACGACGCCCTGCACCGCGAGCTGCGTGAACTTCTGGTGAATCTGATCCGGGACAACGGGGGAGAGACATGA
- a CDS encoding DMT family transporter, whose product MTAYLLVGAAIGAEVTATLALRASHGLTRLMPSLVVAVGYIAAFVLLAQALKSLNVGPVYAIWSGLGTVGALIGGVVAFNEPIKPATAAGAVLVVLGVAVMYLGGGLEHE is encoded by the coding sequence ATGACGGCCTATCTGCTGGTGGGTGCCGCCATCGGCGCCGAGGTGACGGCGACGCTGGCACTCCGGGCCTCGCACGGCCTGACCAGGCTCATGCCGAGCCTGGTCGTCGCGGTCGGCTACATCGCGGCCTTCGTGCTGCTGGCCCAGGCCCTCAAATCGCTCAACGTCGGCCCGGTGTACGCGATCTGGTCGGGCCTCGGCACGGTCGGCGCCCTGATCGGCGGGGTGGTCGCGTTCAACGAGCCGATCAAACCCGCCACCGCCGCCGGGGCGGTCCTGGTCGTCCTCGGGGTCGCCGTGATGTACCTGGGCGGCGGCCTCGAACACGAGTGA
- a CDS encoding DUF5360 family protein, which produces MNADGRILRLTKASMAVTDIGFLLYWAVTLLALVPARYAYKDYENPVLSAWNYSFVLLDVAASLTGLAALRLSRRGGQAAALPLMLVSLALTSTAGLQAIAFWALRNDFSLTWWLPNLFLLLFPLPGAVLIIRQLTAGHGKQV; this is translated from the coding sequence ATGAACGCCGACGGACGGATCCTGCGGCTCACCAAGGCGTCGATGGCGGTCACCGACATCGGCTTCCTGCTCTACTGGGCGGTCACCCTGCTCGCGCTGGTGCCCGCCCGGTACGCGTACAAGGACTACGAGAACCCGGTGCTCAGCGCCTGGAACTACTCCTTCGTGCTGCTCGACGTGGCGGCCAGCCTGACCGGCCTGGCCGCCCTCCGGCTCAGCCGCCGGGGCGGCCAGGCCGCGGCCCTGCCACTGATGCTGGTCTCGCTCGCGCTCACCAGCACGGCCGGGTTGCAGGCCATCGCCTTCTGGGCGCTGCGCAACGACTTCTCGCTGACCTGGTGGCTGCCGAACCTGTTCCTGCTGCTCTTCCCGCTCCCCGGCGCGGTCCTGATCATCCGTCAGCTGACGGCCGGCCACGGCAAGCAGGTCTAG
- a CDS encoding cytochrome P450 produces MNSTEHRFDRYTDVRAALADPHLGPLPAESGPVGTMAWLRATVARFSSGAEHARRRALVQAELARLDPAALRRSAAAGPEGDARVLAVRALAEVMGLAEPDAVAAAVGTAARTYFGGADPAADAAVAWLLPRVGGADRETAAQRIGLLLQAFEATGTLVDNTRTAPAGSGSVRALLTETLRHDPPVRVMRRVAVRPTLVAGVPVAEGDLVLLELAAANRDPGLFAEPDRFDPLRSGPSALTFGGAPRRCPGREQALALAAGILAPQQEVEPCEAFAALHRAGAPLLLPNAWDHASAALFAERGFPAIGTTSLGVAAASGLPDGTGATRAETLRLARRLGGGAFLLSVDVEGGFSEDPDEVAELARELAAAGAVGINLEDGRADGTLAPVGLHAAKIAAVKAAVPGLFVNARTDTHWLGGRQAETVQRLDAYQLAGADGVFVPGLTERAEIAAVLAGIDVPLNVLHSPNGLTLPELAELGVSRVSLGSLLYRAALGAALGVLDDVRAGRPVRAEVPSYDRVAGLAELS; encoded by the coding sequence ATGAACAGCACCGAGCACCGCTTCGACCGGTACACCGACGTCCGGGCCGCCCTGGCCGACCCGCACCTGGGCCCGCTGCCCGCCGAATCCGGCCCGGTCGGCACGATGGCGTGGCTGCGCGCGACGGTGGCCCGGTTCAGCAGCGGTGCGGAGCACGCCCGCCGACGGGCGCTGGTACAGGCCGAGTTGGCGCGGCTCGACCCGGCTGCGCTGCGGCGGTCGGCCGCCGCCGGGCCCGAGGGCGACGCCCGGGTGCTGGCCGTCCGGGCGCTGGCCGAGGTGATGGGCCTGGCCGAGCCCGACGCGGTGGCGGCCGCGGTCGGCACGGCGGCGCGGACGTACTTCGGCGGTGCGGATCCGGCGGCCGACGCGGCGGTGGCCTGGCTGCTGCCCCGGGTCGGCGGGGCGGACCGGGAGACCGCCGCCCAGCGGATCGGCCTGCTGCTGCAGGCTTTCGAGGCGACCGGCACACTGGTCGACAACACCCGTACGGCACCGGCTGGTTCGGGCTCGGTGCGGGCGCTGCTCACCGAGACGCTGCGGCACGACCCGCCGGTCCGGGTGATGCGGCGGGTGGCGGTCCGGCCGACCCTGGTTGCCGGGGTGCCGGTCGCCGAGGGCGATCTGGTGCTGCTGGAGCTGGCCGCCGCCAACCGGGATCCCGGACTCTTCGCCGAGCCCGACCGGTTCGACCCGCTCCGGTCCGGCCCGTCGGCCCTGACCTTCGGCGGTGCGCCGAGGCGTTGCCCGGGCCGGGAGCAGGCGCTCGCGCTGGCTGCCGGAATCCTCGCTCCGCAGCAGGAAGTTGAGCCGTGCGAAGCCTTCGCGGCGCTGCACCGCGCCGGCGCACCGCTGCTGCTGCCGAACGCCTGGGACCACGCCTCGGCGGCGCTCTTCGCCGAGCGGGGCTTCCCGGCGATCGGCACCACCAGTCTCGGGGTGGCGGCGGCGAGCGGGCTGCCGGACGGCACCGGGGCGACCCGGGCCGAGACGTTGCGGCTGGCCCGGCGGCTCGGGGGTGGCGCGTTCCTGCTGTCGGTGGACGTCGAGGGTGGTTTCAGCGAAGACCCGGACGAGGTCGCGGAGTTGGCCCGGGAGCTGGCCGCCGCCGGGGCGGTGGGCATCAACCTGGAGGACGGCCGCGCCGACGGTACGCTCGCCCCGGTCGGCCTGCACGCCGCGAAGATCGCGGCGGTGAAGGCCGCCGTGCCGGGGCTGTTCGTCAACGCCAGGACCGACACCCACTGGCTGGGCGGTCGGCAGGCCGAGACCGTGCAGCGGCTCGACGCCTACCAACTGGCCGGTGCGGACGGGGTGTTCGTGCCGGGCCTGACGGAGCGGGCGGAGATCGCGGCGGTGCTGGCCGGGATCGACGTCCCGCTGAACGTGCTCCACTCGCCGAACGGCCTCACCCTGCCCGAGCTCGCCGAGCTGGGCGTGAGCCGGGTCAGCCTGGGGTCGCTGCTGTACCGGGCGGCGCTGGGCGCGGCGCTCGGTGTGCTGGACGACGTCCGGGCGGGGCGGCCGGTGCGGGCCGAGGTCCCGTCGTACGACCGGGTGGCGGGCCTGGCGGAGCTGTCCTGA
- a CDS encoding ArsR/SmtB family transcription factor codes for MSLAEIAGLLADRTRAAFCLALFDGRAWTAGELARHAGVSASTASEQLSRLIAGGLLTEERQGRHRYVRLSGPAAAQLIENLASFAPDAAGPANLRESTRLGAEARARTCYDHLAGQLGVSVATAALDRGLVTEEAGLAVTEPGRRWFADLGIDLSALRGSRPLLRTCLDWTERRNHLAGAAGAALCARALDRRWVERIGSGRALRITPEGRTAFRDLLGLDLTAA; via the coding sequence ATGTCGCTCGCCGAGATCGCCGGACTGCTCGCGGACCGTACCCGGGCCGCCTTCTGCCTCGCCCTGTTCGACGGCCGGGCCTGGACCGCCGGGGAGCTGGCCCGACACGCGGGGGTCTCCGCCTCCACCGCGAGCGAGCAGCTGTCCCGCCTGATCGCCGGCGGTCTGCTGACCGAGGAGCGCCAGGGCCGCCACCGGTACGTCCGGTTGTCCGGCCCGGCCGCTGCCCAACTGATCGAGAACCTGGCCTCCTTCGCCCCGGACGCCGCCGGCCCGGCCAACCTGCGCGAGTCCACCCGGCTCGGCGCCGAGGCCCGCGCCCGCACCTGCTACGACCACCTGGCCGGACAGCTCGGCGTGAGCGTCGCGACCGCCGCGCTGGACCGCGGGCTGGTCACCGAGGAGGCCGGGCTCGCGGTCACCGAACCGGGCCGCCGCTGGTTCGCCGACCTGGGCATCGACCTGTCGGCGCTGCGCGGCTCCCGTCCGCTGCTGCGCACCTGCCTGGACTGGACCGAGCGCCGCAACCACCTGGCGGGCGCGGCGGGCGCCGCCCTCTGCGCCCGGGCCCTCGACCGGCGCTGGGTCGAACGGATCGGCTCGGGACGGGCGTTGCGGATCACTCCGGAGGGCCGGACGGCCTTCCGGGACCTGCTCGGCCTCGACCTGACCGCCGCCTGA
- a CDS encoding arylamine N-acetyltransferase family protein — protein sequence MGGVDHVSAPSVLTDEQVAAYLARIGLPRPGRADRAALAELQRAHLEAVPFENLSVRLGEPIVLEPGALVAKITERHRGGFCYELNGAFAELLRALGFRVTLLAARVFGPERIGPPFDHMALRVDLDGEVWLADVGFGRFSELPLRLDERGEQADPAGVFTIVPHGDELDVRQNGAPQYRLDQRAYELTDFVPTCWWQATSPDSHFRRSVTCSRLAEGGRITLSGTRLIRTAADGSRTGQELDEAGALAAYRTHFGIELEQLP from the coding sequence ATGGGCGGTGTGGATCATGTCTCAGCACCCAGTGTCCTGACCGATGAGCAGGTGGCCGCCTACCTGGCCCGGATCGGCCTGCCGCGACCCGGCCGGGCCGACCGGGCGGCGTTGGCCGAGCTGCAGCGGGCGCACCTGGAGGCCGTCCCCTTCGAGAACCTGAGCGTGCGGCTGGGGGAGCCGATCGTGCTCGAGCCCGGTGCGCTGGTGGCGAAGATCACCGAGCGGCACCGGGGCGGGTTCTGCTACGAACTCAACGGTGCGTTCGCCGAGTTGCTGCGTGCGCTCGGCTTCCGGGTGACCCTGCTGGCGGCGCGGGTGTTCGGGCCGGAACGGATCGGGCCGCCGTTCGACCACATGGCGCTGCGGGTGGACCTGGACGGGGAGGTCTGGCTGGCGGACGTCGGGTTCGGCCGGTTCAGCGAGCTGCCGCTGCGGCTGGACGAGCGCGGTGAACAGGCCGATCCCGCCGGGGTGTTCACGATCGTCCCGCACGGCGACGAGCTCGACGTCCGACAGAACGGCGCGCCGCAGTACCGGCTGGACCAGCGGGCCTACGAGCTGACCGACTTCGTGCCGACCTGCTGGTGGCAGGCCACCTCGCCGGACTCGCACTTCCGACGCTCCGTCACCTGCTCGCGCCTGGCGGAGGGTGGCCGGATCACGCTCAGCGGGACCAGGCTGATCCGCACCGCCGCCGACGGTTCGCGGACCGGGCAGGAGCTCGACGAGGCCGGCGCGCTGGCCGCGTACCGGACACACTTCGGCATCGAGCTGGAGCAGCTGCCCTGA
- a CDS encoding phosphocholine-specific phospholipase C — MAELNRRRFLQLAGGASALTLLSESIARAAAIPAQGSTGTIQDVEHIVVLMQENRSFDHYFGAMKGVRGFGDPRPVTLPSGKSVWNQASGGKVTLPFRPPGDDLGMEFLQGLNHDWAGGQQAFNKGKYDQWVPAKTATTMAYLTRDDIPFHYALADSFTVCDAYHCSFIGSTDPNRYYLWSGHTGNDGTGGGPVLNNAEAGYGWTTYPERLEAAGVSWKVYQDIGDGLNAAGSWGWINDAYRGTYGDNSLLYFNSYRNAQPGNPLFDKARTGTNAKAGEGYVDQLRADVQAGRLPKVSWIVAPEAFSEHANWPANYGAWYISQVLDALTSNPDVWAKTALFITYDENDGFFDHVVPPYAPSGSAQGLSTVSTALDYFGGKTGYVAGPYGLGPRVPMLVVSPWSTGGYSCSETFDHTSVIRFIERRFGVTEPNISPWRRAVCGDLTAAFDFARTSTAPVALPPTAGYYPPDRDRHPDFKAPAPAVGTMPKQEPGSRPTRPLKYAPYVDGSADTSAGKYRLTFSGGAAAGAHFYVTSANRTDAPWSYTTEAGKTIADTWDTKYSKGVTDLTVHGPNGFLRRFRNPGKTAGPEVTARHNAATGNLDLTLTNAATADARLTVANAYGGTPQTVTVRKGATVTVPVDLSGCRNWYDVTVTAAGTADFVRRLAGHVETGAPGLSDPGIITN, encoded by the coding sequence ATGGCTGAACTCAACCGTCGCCGTTTCCTCCAGCTCGCGGGTGGCGCGTCCGCGCTCACCCTGCTGTCCGAGAGCATCGCCCGGGCCGCCGCCATTCCGGCCCAGGGCAGCACCGGCACCATCCAGGACGTCGAGCACATCGTCGTCCTGATGCAGGAGAACCGTTCCTTCGACCACTACTTCGGTGCGATGAAGGGCGTCCGCGGCTTCGGCGACCCCCGTCCGGTCACCCTGCCCAGCGGCAAGTCGGTCTGGAACCAGGCGAGCGGCGGCAAGGTGACGCTGCCGTTCCGGCCGCCGGGCGACGACCTCGGGATGGAGTTCCTGCAGGGCCTGAACCACGACTGGGCCGGCGGCCAGCAGGCGTTCAACAAGGGCAAGTACGACCAGTGGGTGCCCGCGAAGACCGCCACCACGATGGCGTACCTGACCCGCGACGACATCCCGTTCCACTACGCGCTCGCCGACTCGTTCACGGTCTGCGACGCGTACCACTGCTCGTTCATCGGCTCGACCGACCCGAACCGCTACTACCTCTGGTCGGGCCACACCGGCAACGACGGCACGGGCGGCGGCCCGGTGCTCAACAACGCCGAGGCCGGGTACGGCTGGACCACCTACCCGGAGCGGCTGGAGGCGGCCGGGGTCTCCTGGAAGGTCTACCAGGACATCGGCGACGGGCTGAACGCGGCGGGCTCCTGGGGCTGGATCAACGACGCCTACCGGGGCACCTACGGCGACAACTCGCTGCTGTACTTCAACAGTTACCGCAACGCCCAGCCGGGCAACCCGCTGTTCGACAAGGCCCGCACCGGCACGAACGCCAAGGCGGGCGAGGGCTACGTCGACCAGCTGCGCGCCGACGTGCAGGCCGGCCGGCTGCCCAAGGTGTCCTGGATAGTCGCGCCCGAGGCGTTCTCCGAGCACGCCAACTGGCCTGCCAACTACGGGGCCTGGTACATCTCCCAGGTGCTGGACGCGCTGACCTCCAACCCGGACGTGTGGGCGAAGACCGCGCTGTTCATCACGTACGACGAGAACGACGGCTTCTTCGACCACGTGGTGCCGCCGTACGCGCCGTCCGGCAGCGCCCAGGGTCTGTCCACGGTCTCCACCGCGCTGGACTACTTCGGCGGCAAGACCGGTTACGTGGCCGGTCCGTACGGTCTCGGCCCCCGGGTGCCGATGCTGGTGGTCTCGCCGTGGAGCACCGGCGGGTACAGCTGCTCGGAGACCTTCGACCACACCTCGGTGATCCGGTTCATCGAGCGGCGCTTCGGGGTTACCGAGCCCAACATCTCGCCCTGGCGGCGGGCGGTCTGCGGCGACCTGACCGCGGCCTTCGACTTCGCCCGGACCTCGACCGCCCCGGTCGCGCTGCCGCCCACCGCCGGGTACTACCCGCCCGACCGGGACCGGCACCCCGACTTCAAGGCGCCCGCCCCCGCGGTCGGCACGATGCCCAAGCAGGAGCCGGGCAGCCGGCCGACCCGCCCGCTCAAGTACGCGCCGTACGTGGACGGTTCGGCGGACACCAGCGCTGGGAAGTACCGGCTGACCTTCAGCGGCGGGGCGGCGGCCGGTGCGCACTTCTACGTCACCTCGGCCAACCGCACGGACGCGCCGTGGAGTTACACCACCGAGGCGGGCAAGACGATCGCCGACACCTGGGACACCAAGTACTCCAAGGGCGTCACCGATCTGACGGTGCACGGCCCGAACGGCTTCCTGCGCCGCTTCCGCAACCCCGGCAAGACGGCGGGCCCCGAGGTCACCGCCCGGCACAACGCGGCCACCGGCAACCTCGACCTGACCCTCACCAACGCCGCCACCGCCGACGCCCGGCTCACCGTGGCCAATGCCTACGGCGGCACCCCGCAGACCGTCACGGTCCGCAAGGGTGCCACCGTCACCGTCCCGGTGGACCTGAGCGGCTGCCGCAACTGGTACGACGTCACGGTCACCGCGGCCGGCACCGCCGACTTCGTCCGACGGCTGGCGGGGCACGTCGAGACCGGCGCGCCCGGCCTCTCGGACCCGGGCATCATCACCAACTGA
- a CDS encoding type II toxin-antitoxin system PemK/MazF family toxin, giving the protein MAELTEQDEQTPGRFGASATVEVEAHQVGRVHTEYAPDHDGDPDPGEIVWTWVPYEERDGRGKDRPVLVVAREPGGTLLAVMLSSKGHDRDADWVPIGAGPWDRSGRDSWVALDRVMRVHDRGMRREACALDRARFDLVVHALRRRYRWS; this is encoded by the coding sequence ATGGCCGAGTTGACCGAGCAGGACGAGCAGACCCCGGGCCGCTTCGGCGCGTCCGCGACCGTGGAGGTCGAAGCCCACCAGGTGGGCCGGGTGCACACCGAGTACGCCCCGGACCACGACGGTGACCCCGACCCGGGCGAGATCGTCTGGACCTGGGTGCCGTACGAGGAGCGGGACGGCCGGGGCAAGGACCGCCCGGTGCTGGTGGTGGCCCGCGAGCCCGGCGGGACTCTGCTCGCGGTCATGCTCTCCAGCAAGGGGCACGACCGGGACGCCGACTGGGTGCCGATCGGCGCGGGCCCCTGGGACCGCTCGGGGCGCGACTCCTGGGTGGCGCTGGACCGGGTGATGCGGGTGCACGACCGGGGCATGCGCCGGGAGGCCTGCGCGCTGGACCGCGCGCGGTTCGACCTGGTGGTGCACGCGTTGCGCCGCCGCTACCGCTGGAGCTGA
- a CDS encoding GNAT family N-acetyltransferase: MNTTQPTPGPTGHPLTVLQVSEHQWHAVQDDRVVGRADAWQRPDGRTFVSTDAWDGAVLDRLTAAAATGLPTPLYTLVDENDPDLLASWQRAGFTLHRREWQYAVPTDPNSTGLDALRPPSDLRILPAGQAAEAPLRALDRVIRAEVAAGAGWQTMPAEVIPLPDGVTVPDPSKFAVAVQAGRYVGLLRLAPVPRQPRIDLIAVRADHQRQGVARALLAQTLGSLHRSGVATATAEVSESNHAAQQLFERIGARRVGGNLELVRR; the protein is encoded by the coding sequence ATGAACACCACGCAGCCCACCCCCGGCCCGACCGGGCACCCCCTGACGGTCCTTCAGGTCTCCGAACACCAGTGGCACGCCGTGCAGGACGACCGGGTCGTCGGCCGCGCCGACGCCTGGCAGAGGCCCGACGGACGCACCTTCGTCAGCACCGACGCCTGGGACGGCGCGGTCCTCGACCGGCTCACCGCAGCCGCGGCCACCGGCCTGCCGACCCCGCTGTACACCCTGGTCGACGAGAACGACCCCGATCTGTTGGCGAGTTGGCAGCGGGCCGGCTTCACACTCCACCGCCGCGAGTGGCAGTACGCCGTGCCCACCGATCCGAACAGCACGGGGCTGGACGCCCTGCGGCCGCCATCGGACCTGCGCATCCTGCCCGCCGGCCAGGCGGCGGAGGCGCCGCTGCGCGCACTGGACCGCGTGATCCGTGCGGAGGTCGCGGCCGGCGCCGGCTGGCAGACCATGCCGGCCGAGGTCATCCCGCTCCCGGACGGGGTCACCGTGCCGGACCCGTCGAAGTTCGCGGTGGCCGTCCAGGCCGGCCGGTACGTGGGCCTGCTCCGGCTGGCCCCGGTGCCCCGGCAGCCCCGGATCGACCTGATCGCCGTCCGGGCCGACCACCAACGGCAGGGCGTCGCGAGGGCGTTGCTGGCCCAGACGCTCGGCTCACTGCACCGCTCCGGAGTCGCCACGGCGACCGCCGAGGTCAGCGAGTCCAACCACGCCGCACAGCAGCTCTTCGAGCGCATCGGCGCCCGACGGGTCGGCGGGAACCTGGAGTTGGTCCGCCGCTGA
- the infA gene encoding translation initiation factor IF-1: MPKISKGIEIDGTIVECLRNATFKVELQNGHQVLAHISGKIRKHHIKVLPYDKVLVELSPYDLTRGRILFRYR, encoded by the coding sequence ATGCCCAAAATTTCCAAGGGAATCGAGATCGACGGCACCATCGTCGAGTGCCTGCGCAACGCCACCTTCAAGGTGGAGCTCCAGAACGGGCACCAGGTGCTCGCCCACATCAGCGGGAAGATCCGCAAGCACCACATCAAGGTCCTGCCGTACGACAAGGTGCTCGTGGAGCTCAGCCCGTACGACCTGACCCGTGGCCGGATCCTGTTCCGCTACCGCTAG
- a CDS encoding helix-turn-helix transcriptional regulator produces MPGQEGGASMLAAIGLDERAERLYSRLVAHGAATAEELAAGCGTGVTEARLALVLLQTRGLIAPQADGSARFAAAPPSVALEALLTGQRHALREAELSAAALAEAYRVAAADHSRRDLVEVVTGHAAVGHRVAQLQLGATTELLALVTGRHQVVRADATGAETDAVARGVNYRVVLERQALDTPESVEALFEALDRDQQVRVVDKVPGKLIVADRARALVPLSEVRDGAEPVVLSVRAPALVRLLVTLFEQTWEWAHPLGRDEDGALLAEPAPGGSPDELDRRILSLLLIGATDQAVAKQLGLGLRTVQRRISRLMALVRADTRIQLGWQAHRRGWVRD; encoded by the coding sequence ATGCCGGGTCAGGAGGGAGGCGCGTCGATGCTGGCGGCGATCGGGCTGGACGAGCGGGCCGAGCGGCTCTACAGCCGGCTGGTGGCACACGGTGCCGCCACCGCCGAGGAGTTGGCGGCGGGCTGCGGCACCGGGGTGACCGAGGCGCGGCTGGCCCTGGTGCTGCTGCAGACCCGAGGGCTGATCGCCCCGCAGGCCGACGGCTCGGCCCGGTTCGCGGCGGCGCCGCCGTCGGTGGCGCTGGAGGCGCTGCTCACCGGCCAGCGGCACGCCCTGCGGGAGGCCGAACTGTCCGCCGCCGCACTGGCCGAGGCGTACCGGGTGGCCGCCGCCGACCACAGTCGCCGAGACCTGGTCGAGGTGGTGACCGGCCACGCGGCCGTCGGCCACCGGGTCGCCCAGCTCCAGCTCGGTGCCACCACCGAGCTGCTCGCCCTGGTGACGGGCCGTCACCAGGTGGTCCGGGCCGACGCGACCGGCGCGGAGACCGACGCGGTCGCCCGGGGCGTCAACTACCGGGTGGTGCTGGAGCGGCAGGCCCTGGACACCCCCGAGTCGGTGGAGGCCCTGTTCGAGGCGCTGGACCGGGACCAGCAGGTCCGGGTGGTGGACAAGGTCCCCGGCAAGCTGATCGTGGCCGACCGGGCCCGGGCCCTGGTGCCGCTCTCCGAGGTCCGGGACGGCGCCGAGCCGGTGGTGCTCTCGGTGCGCGCCCCCGCGCTGGTCCGGCTGCTGGTGACACTGTTCGAGCAGACCTGGGAGTGGGCCCACCCGCTCGGCCGGGACGAGGACGGCGCTCTGCTGGCCGAGCCCGCCCCGGGCGGCAGCCCCGACGAACTCGACCGCCGGATCCTCTCGTTGCTGCTGATCGGGGCGACCGACCAGGCGGTCGCCAAGCAGCTCGGCCTCGGCCTGCGCACCGTCCAGCGCCGGATCAGCCGGCTGATGGCGCTGGTCCGGGCCGACACCCGGATCCAGCTCGGCTGGCAGGCCCACCGGCGGGGCTGGGTCCGGGACTGA